In one Drosophila pseudoobscura strain MV-25-SWS-2005 chromosome X, UCI_Dpse_MV25, whole genome shotgun sequence genomic region, the following are encoded:
- the LOC6901571 gene encoding uncharacterized protein isoform X1 — MGGRSGGSLEISSEENTHSYMAGDAANSERDSVSASQLQWEMETVDATGDATLVGDNIALSARIGDTKSDNSEVADEVADPEDDDLVYNLLDGNVEEETDTDIRITSEESLALLAHEMLCCPDSCTDSESDTDHQISDYYMIKECQKLDGSFEYGLHNPYQLMDSDEDVEQDVELMKHNKGHAAGFHEAIKVVIFNINGNDGNQHFF; from the exons ATGGGAGGTCGAAGTGGTGGTAGCTTGGAAATCAGCAGTGAGGAAAATACTCATTCGTATATGGCAGGAGACGCTGCCAATTCCGAGCGGGACAGCGTCTCCGCGAGCCAGCTacaatgggaaatggaaacggTGGATGCCACGGGGGACGCCACTTTGGTGGGAGATAATATCGCCCTGTCGGCCCGCATCGGTGACACCAAAAGCGATAACAGTGAAG TCGCAGACGAGGTTGCGGATCCGGAAGACGATGACCTCGTTTACAATCTGCTTGATGGCAATGTGGAGGAGGAGACTGACACCGATATCCGGATCACCAGCGAAGAATCCTTGGCGCTGTTGGCCCACGAGATGCTCTGCTGTCCCGACAGCTGCACTGACTCGGAGTCGGACACCGATCATCAGATATCCGACTACTATATGATCAAGGAGTGCCAAAAGCTGGACGGCAGCTTCGAATATGGCTTGCACAATCCCTACCAGCTTATGGATAGCGATGAAGATGTGGAGCAGGATGTCGAGCTGATGAAGCACAATAAGGGGCATGCAGCGGGCTTTCATGAGGCCATAAAGGTTGTTATATTCAACATAAATGGAAACGATGGCAATCAACATTTTTTCTGA
- the LOC6901571 gene encoding uncharacterized protein isoform X2: MGGRSGGSLEISSEENTHSYMAGDAANSERDSVSASQLQWEMETVDATGDATLVGDNIALSARIGDTKSDNSEDEVADPEDDDLVYNLLDGNVEEETDTDIRITSEESLALLAHEMLCCPDSCTDSESDTDHQISDYYMIKECQKLDGSFEYGLHNPYQLMDSDEDVEQDVELMKHNKGHAAGFHEAIKVVIFNINGNDGNQHFF; this comes from the exons ATGGGAGGTCGAAGTGGTGGTAGCTTGGAAATCAGCAGTGAGGAAAATACTCATTCGTATATGGCAGGAGACGCTGCCAATTCCGAGCGGGACAGCGTCTCCGCGAGCCAGCTacaatgggaaatggaaacggTGGATGCCACGGGGGACGCCACTTTGGTGGGAGATAATATCGCCCTGTCGGCCCGCATCGGTGACACCAAAAGCGATAACAGTGAAG ACGAGGTTGCGGATCCGGAAGACGATGACCTCGTTTACAATCTGCTTGATGGCAATGTGGAGGAGGAGACTGACACCGATATCCGGATCACCAGCGAAGAATCCTTGGCGCTGTTGGCCCACGAGATGCTCTGCTGTCCCGACAGCTGCACTGACTCGGAGTCGGACACCGATCATCAGATATCCGACTACTATATGATCAAGGAGTGCCAAAAGCTGGACGGCAGCTTCGAATATGGCTTGCACAATCCCTACCAGCTTATGGATAGCGATGAAGATGTGGAGCAGGATGTCGAGCTGATGAAGCACAATAAGGGGCATGCAGCGGGCTTTCATGAGGCCATAAAGGTTGTTATATTCAACATAAATGGAAACGATGGCAATCAACATTTTTTCTGA